One window of Treponema denticola genomic DNA carries:
- a CDS encoding ATP-binding protein, whose amino-acid sequence MSDIRKLPIGLQSFEVMRNEGFVYVDKTEYVLRLAAESRVFFLSRPRRFGKSLFLSTLKAYFLGKKELFKGLYIEDAEQKQAELEGREAWIKYPVLYLDFNGGIYDTSEGLLNRFLSFFNEYEEIYKSTGLDIPDRFKNLIKKIYETTGKQVVILVDEYDKPLLETMIINEPLNEEYRRILKGFYGVIKACDEYIRFAFLTGVTKFSKVSIFSDLNNLRDISLEKNYSGICGITETELKQVFKPEIDALAEERKLNYEETLAQLKKRYDGYLFHPKGENIYNPFSLLNAFTKKEIGSYWFSTGTPTFLVRTLQHQKEICIRDILENAEMDENSLQDYRPDMNNPIPILFQSGYLTLKGYDERMGLYKLGFPNDEVKYGFLDNLVPAYTSISKDASGLFIGNFVRAIEKGDTESFMKRMYTACAGLPYSLASKENVKMRERDYQIAFYIIFSLMGQFVQTEVVSSKGRADCVVHTDDTVYIFEFKLMGSGTPKEAIQQIKEKGYAEPYKTSGKKIVLIGAVFADGIDEDTADTWEACELP is encoded by the coding sequence ATGTCAGATATCCGCAAGTTGCCTATAGGCCTTCAAAGTTTTGAGGTTATGCGTAATGAAGGCTTTGTTTATGTAGATAAAACCGAATATGTGTTAAGGCTTGCAGCTGAAAGCCGTGTGTTTTTTTTAAGCCGTCCTCGGCGGTTCGGAAAAAGCCTTTTTCTTTCTACCTTAAAGGCTTATTTTTTAGGTAAAAAAGAGCTTTTTAAAGGGCTCTATATCGAAGATGCCGAGCAAAAACAGGCAGAACTTGAGGGCCGTGAAGCTTGGATTAAATATCCCGTTCTATATTTGGATTTTAATGGGGGGATTTATGATACAAGTGAGGGTCTTTTAAACCGTTTTCTTTCATTTTTTAACGAATATGAAGAAATCTACAAAAGCACCGGTCTTGATATCCCTGACCGCTTTAAAAACCTAATAAAAAAAATTTACGAAACAACAGGCAAGCAGGTTGTTATCCTTGTCGACGAATATGATAAACCCCTCCTTGAAACCATGATTATAAATGAGCCTTTAAACGAAGAATACCGCCGTATCTTAAAGGGCTTTTACGGAGTTATCAAAGCTTGTGATGAGTATATCCGCTTTGCCTTTTTAACGGGTGTTACTAAATTCAGCAAGGTCAGCATCTTCAGCGATTTAAACAATTTGCGGGATATCTCCCTCGAAAAAAATTATTCGGGTATCTGCGGTATTACTGAAACTGAATTAAAACAAGTGTTTAAACCCGAAATTGATGCTTTAGCGGAAGAGCGTAAGCTCAACTATGAAGAAACACTTGCTCAACTAAAAAAACGGTATGACGGCTACCTTTTTCATCCTAAAGGAGAGAATATATACAATCCCTTTAGTTTGCTAAATGCCTTTACAAAAAAAGAAATCGGCTCTTATTGGTTTTCGACAGGAACACCTACCTTTTTGGTCAGAACTTTACAACATCAAAAAGAAATATGCATCCGCGATATTTTAGAAAATGCTGAAATGGATGAAAACTCTTTACAGGATTACCGCCCCGATATGAATAACCCTATACCGATTTTATTCCAATCCGGTTATCTTACCTTAAAAGGTTATGATGAAAGAATGGGCTTGTACAAATTGGGTTTTCCCAATGACGAGGTAAAATACGGCTTTTTAGATAATCTTGTTCCTGCTTACACTTCAATCTCAAAAGATGCAAGCGGTTTATTTATAGGGAATTTTGTAAGAGCTATCGAGAAGGGCGATACCGAATCCTTTATGAAAAGAATGTACACTGCCTGTGCCGGCCTTCCTTACAGCTTGGCTTCAAAGGAAAATGTAAAGATGAGGGAAAGAGATTATCAGATAGCCTTTTACATAATCTTTAGCCTTATGGGGCAGTTTGTTCAAACCGAGGTGGTAAGCTCAAAAGGCAGGGCCGATTGCGTAGTTCACACCGATGATACAGTCTACATCTTCGAGTTTAAGCTGATGGGTTCCGGCACACCTAAAGAAGCTATCCAACAGATAAAAGAAAAAGGCTATGCAGAACCCTACAAGACGAGCGGAAAAAAGATAGTCCTAATAGGCGCGGTTTTTGCCGACGGTATTGATGAGGATACCGCCGATACTTGGGAGGCTTGTGAGTTACCCTAA
- a CDS encoding helicase-related protein, with amino-acid sequence MKYKNLPVYEQKDRILEMLEHNQVIVVESPTGSGKTTQLPVILHEAGYSRSGMIGVTQPRRIAALSVSEFISKQLKEPMPGLVGYKMRFEDKTSSDTKIKIMTDGILLQELKLDPWLSKYSVILVDEAHERSLNIDFILGLLKRIITERKDFKVIISSATINTDLFSMYFDGCPVIKIDAITYPVTLIFDPPAVKASTDTQEAETALMDKIASIVGRILSEGRSGAILVFLPGERAIKDCIERLSKEPWYRKLFILPLYGRLSKEEQERVFKSPPFGKKKIVISTNIAETSITINDIAAVIDSGLAKLNFYNPFTFTSSLDETLISKASCNQRRGRAGRTQEGVCYRLYTRKDFETRQLYTLEEIYRTDLSEVVMRMAELGILDFENFDFISPPGKKGIIGAIDTLNMLDALESDRSLSSIGKMMCLFPLAPRQSRIIVEAITRYPDLVEEVLIAAAFLSARSPVIFPEGEEIEARKAHALFDEPLGDFASFLKVFRMYSQALDKERFCKIHYLDDRVMAEIANIKEQLELIVSDMGVPILSGGKMEHYLTAIAKGMIQFVCSAQGRDSYRSLTTEKIFIHPGSCMYKEKEQFIVAGEIVRTSRMYAMSVSPLSKKIIEEVAPALLERKDKRAKKEKDEHRAEQKEEKKKPEEESVLIEGTRYLIKKIKGKKHLILPWKEFKVTAEALRKKYSEENQNGALEQLKGLRGKIEINKSELLSGEKMDLILNVVNNFNIEQIEKTEDEKRFDKNKNYFIEEDLEALVNSLNLLFRTTIAKKTTKQLGFITLFCDGTGHFWFKTSRGFHTALHESLVSLQSLIDLAGENFNEDQKIIVRNIYGKMNKMI; translated from the coding sequence ATGAAATATAAAAATCTACCGGTATACGAACAAAAAGACAGAATATTGGAAATGCTTGAGCACAATCAGGTAATCGTTGTAGAAAGCCCTACGGGTTCAGGCAAGACTACCCAGCTGCCGGTTATTTTACATGAAGCAGGCTACAGCCGTTCAGGTATGATAGGCGTTACCCAGCCGAGGCGTATTGCAGCCCTTTCGGTGAGCGAATTTATTTCAAAACAGCTTAAAGAGCCGATGCCCGGTCTTGTCGGATATAAGATGAGGTTTGAAGATAAGACTTCAAGCGATACGAAAATAAAAATAATGACCGACGGCATTCTTTTACAGGAACTGAAACTTGATCCATGGCTCAGCAAGTATTCCGTAATCTTGGTAGATGAGGCTCATGAGCGTAGCTTAAACATAGACTTTATATTGGGACTTTTAAAACGGATAATAACGGAGCGCAAGGATTTTAAGGTTATAATTTCGTCGGCCACAATAAATACAGATCTATTTTCGATGTACTTTGACGGATGCCCCGTAATCAAAATAGATGCCATCACCTACCCCGTTACCCTGATCTTTGACCCCCCTGCGGTTAAGGCTTCTACCGATACCCAAGAAGCGGAAACGGCATTGATGGACAAGATAGCCTCGATTGTAGGACGCATTTTAAGTGAAGGACGGAGCGGTGCCATTCTGGTTTTTCTTCCGGGGGAAAGAGCTATTAAGGACTGCATTGAAAGGCTTTCAAAAGAACCGTGGTACAGAAAACTTTTTATCCTCCCCCTTTACGGCCGTTTAAGCAAAGAAGAACAAGAAAGAGTTTTTAAATCCCCGCCCTTCGGGAAAAAGAAGATTGTTATATCGACAAACATAGCGGAAACCTCCATAACGATAAACGACATTGCTGCCGTTATAGACTCGGGGCTTGCAAAACTTAACTTTTATAATCCTTTTACCTTTACCTCAAGTTTGGATGAAACCCTCATATCTAAGGCCTCATGTAATCAAAGACGAGGCAGAGCCGGAAGAACTCAGGAAGGCGTATGCTACCGCCTTTACACACGCAAGGACTTTGAAACAAGGCAGCTTTATACCCTCGAAGAAATCTACCGTACCGACCTATCCGAGGTTGTTATGCGTATGGCGGAACTGGGAATTCTCGACTTTGAAAATTTCGACTTTATTTCGCCTCCGGGTAAAAAAGGCATAATAGGAGCCATAGATACCCTAAACATGCTCGATGCCCTAGAAAGCGACCGCTCTTTAAGCAGCATAGGAAAGATGATGTGTCTTTTCCCTTTGGCTCCAAGGCAATCCCGAATCATAGTTGAAGCAATTACAAGATACCCCGACCTTGTAGAAGAGGTTTTAATCGCTGCAGCCTTTTTATCGGCACGGAGCCCCGTCATCTTCCCCGAAGGCGAAGAAATTGAGGCCCGCAAGGCTCACGCCCTTTTTGATGAACCCCTTGGAGATTTTGCCTCATTCTTAAAGGTTTTTAGAATGTACTCTCAAGCCCTCGATAAGGAAAGGTTTTGTAAAATTCACTATCTCGATGACAGAGTAATGGCCGAAATAGCCAACATAAAAGAACAGCTTGAACTCATAGTTTCGGATATGGGCGTTCCGATTCTTTCGGGCGGAAAAATGGAACACTACCTTACGGCTATAGCCAAGGGAATGATTCAGTTTGTATGCTCGGCTCAGGGAAGGGACTCTTACCGCTCCCTCACAACAGAAAAGATTTTTATCCACCCCGGCTCCTGCATGTACAAGGAAAAAGAACAGTTTATAGTTGCAGGCGAAATAGTCAGAACTTCGCGCATGTATGCCATGTCGGTTTCTCCTCTTTCAAAAAAGATAATCGAAGAGGTTGCCCCTGCCCTTTTAGAAAGAAAGGATAAAAGAGCAAAGAAAGAAAAAGACGAACACAGGGCAGAACAAAAAGAAGAAAAGAAAAAGCCGGAAGAAGAAAGCGTTCTTATCGAAGGAACTCGTTATCTTATCAAAAAAATAAAGGGCAAAAAGCATCTTATTCTTCCATGGAAAGAATTTAAAGTTACGGCCGAAGCTCTCCGCAAAAAATACAGTGAAGAAAATCAAAACGGAGCCTTGGAGCAATTAAAGGGCTTAAGGGGAAAAATAGAAATCAATAAAAGCGAGCTCCTCTCAGGCGAAAAGATGGATTTAATTTTAAATGTGGTAAATAATTTTAATATTGAACAGATAGAAAAAACCGAAGATGAAAAGCGCTTTGACAAAAATAAAAATTATTTTATTGAAGAAGATTTGGAAGCCCTTGTAAATTCCTTAAACCTTTTATTTAGAACTACAATAGCCAAAAAGACTACAAAGCAGCTGGGCTTTATAACCCTCTTTTGTGACGGTACAGGACATTTTTGGTTTAAAACTTCAAGAGGTTTTCATACGGCCTTACACGAAAGCCTTGTATCCCTTCAAAGCCTGATTGACCTTGCAGGAGAGAATTTTAACGAAGACCAAAAAATAATAGTCCGCAATATCTACGGAAAAATGAATAAGATGATTTAA
- a CDS encoding putative signal transducing protein: MWWLVAVLSGIFVFLFLKKSWKENSEGVKLNDGTAAEDEALDDVVEMEDAFFEAVQSGKKAVKFMHLFYQEDLMMIKSLFQSEHIPYRVENEHVASVLVGYGVTGFNHTDFYILREDYDDAFKIVKEYAENKRLSGKVSGMADKMGAVITVLFASSFIPDKHETSGIVVFKLEEED, from the coding sequence ATGTGGTGGTTAGTTGCTGTTTTGAGCGGTATTTTTGTGTTTTTATTTTTAAAAAAGTCGTGGAAAGAAAATTCGGAAGGGGTTAAATTAAACGACGGAACTGCTGCAGAAGATGAAGCCTTAGATGATGTAGTTGAAATGGAAGATGCTTTTTTTGAAGCTGTCCAATCGGGAAAAAAGGCCGTCAAATTTATGCACTTGTTCTATCAAGAAGACTTGATGATGATAAAATCATTATTTCAAAGTGAACATATTCCATACCGTGTTGAAAACGAACATGTAGCTTCGGTTCTTGTAGGATACGGAGTTACCGGCTTTAACCATACCGACTTTTATATTCTTCGTGAAGATTATGATGATGCGTTTAAAATCGTAAAAGAATATGCAGAAAACAAGCGTTTATCCGGAAAGGTTTCAGGAATGGCGGATAAAATGGGAGCTGTAATTACAGTTTTATTTGCATCAAGTTTTATACCCGATAAACATGAAACCTCAGGTATAGTTGTTTTTAAACTTGAAGAAGAAGATTAA
- a CDS encoding tetratricopeptide repeat protein has translation MQRLKIFFILFIVFLFFSCSGKTNEQAFLDGLSNVDVQITEGRQTKALKSLKRLQKKAVNTTNYVSIVKRQLKLNSIPDALISLQTGIKKYPDSPELSALLTSILIDSGKPAEALPYCENLKNTPYASLGAEASILSDIAFNSFNSDFSLLKAAYDKTENQVFLKNAAIVLAAKGRLREASHLRYNIPNDVAPEHPFFWSCIVYDLGVFDSIFGDLYFSLVYADKDGGEGKTAENARLHLMLAADAAFGQGDTERARAFWQAAADRSPESSPIVFYDLALTAPDEKERVDLLIECIDLYPGFYPVIARYAREDIALRELNSQDELSAYLESKGFYSMKMEETYFTSPKMTYKPEDLLARAMKTPDFDQRFILEEFRYNQIMDKTYASKARGKADMWKILEKYGKESIIREYAKWYFAKSGDFNACLSVSEIGKRYEDSFYAGINSALSGDFENAVSSFAASAQVPAYAYASTVNSAYMYYMSGKTEDAVNAYSLAASMTQDKKRQSMLHYEIASIFYERKAYDRAISVLGYALELNPKNYQAASLLKKIKELN, from the coding sequence ATGCAGCGGTTAAAGATATTTTTTATTCTTTTTATAGTTTTTTTATTTTTTTCTTGTTCGGGCAAAACTAATGAACAAGCTTTTTTGGATGGGCTTTCCAATGTTGATGTTCAAATAACGGAAGGCCGTCAGACTAAGGCTTTGAAGAGTTTAAAACGCCTTCAAAAAAAGGCCGTTAATACTACAAATTATGTAAGTATTGTCAAACGGCAATTAAAACTTAATTCTATTCCCGATGCCTTAATCTCTCTTCAAACGGGCATAAAGAAGTATCCTGATTCACCGGAGCTTTCTGCCTTATTAACTTCGATTCTTATTGATTCAGGAAAGCCGGCTGAAGCCCTGCCTTATTGTGAAAACTTAAAAAATACGCCTTATGCTTCATTGGGTGCCGAAGCCTCAATTTTGTCCGATATTGCCTTTAATTCCTTTAATTCGGATTTTAGTCTTTTAAAAGCCGCTTACGATAAAACTGAAAATCAAGTTTTTTTAAAGAATGCCGCTATTGTTTTGGCAGCCAAGGGCCGTTTAAGGGAGGCATCTCATTTACGCTATAATATTCCGAATGATGTTGCTCCTGAGCATCCTTTTTTTTGGAGCTGCATTGTTTACGACCTAGGTGTTTTCGATTCTATTTTCGGTGATTTATATTTTTCTCTTGTTTATGCGGATAAAGACGGCGGCGAAGGTAAAACGGCTGAAAATGCACGGCTTCATCTTATGCTTGCTGCCGATGCAGCTTTCGGGCAAGGAGATACGGAGAGGGCTAGAGCCTTTTGGCAGGCTGCGGCCGATAGAAGTCCCGAATCTTCTCCCATAGTGTTTTATGATTTGGCTCTTACGGCTCCAGACGAAAAAGAGCGTGTAGACCTTTTAATAGAATGTATCGATTTATATCCCGGCTTTTATCCCGTTATTGCCCGTTACGCTAGGGAAGATATTGCTTTACGCGAATTAAATTCGCAAGATGAGCTTAGTGCCTATCTTGAATCTAAGGGCTTTTATTCAATGAAGATGGAAGAAACTTACTTTACCTCTCCCAAGATGACATATAAGCCTGAAGACCTTTTAGCAAGGGCTATGAAGACTCCGGATTTTGACCAAAGGTTTATTTTAGAAGAATTTAGATACAATCAAATAATGGATAAAACCTATGCTTCCAAAGCAAGGGGCAAGGCCGATATGTGGAAGATTCTTGAAAAATACGGCAAGGAGTCCATTATCAGAGAATATGCAAAATGGTACTTCGCTAAATCGGGAGATTTTAATGCTTGTCTTAGCGTTAGTGAAATAGGAAAACGATATGAAGATTCTTTTTATGCAGGAATAAATTCGGCTTTGAGCGGAGACTTTGAAAATGCCGTATCTTCTTTTGCGGCTTCTGCACAAGTTCCTGCCTATGCTTATGCTTCTACGGTAAATTCCGCCTATATGTATTATATGTCCGGTAAAACCGAAGATGCTGTAAATGCCTACAGCCTTGCCGCATCAATGACACAGGATAAAAAAAGACAAAGTATGCTGCACTATGAGATTGCCTCAATCTTTTATGAAAGAAAGGCTTATGATAGGGCTATAAGTGTCTTAGGCTATGCCTTGGAATTAAATCCGAAAAACTATCAGGCGGCATCCCTTTTAAAAAAAATAAAGGAGCTTAATTAA
- a CDS encoding ABC transporter ATP-binding protein: MIMTPHKSFISYFKKFLFRHKILFASLCLFFFSHIGLTLYIPQLFQKFIDGVSGGLGTKSILVIALFYLAFVFFVEVLNTFRNFFMQKLSWSLTKALRSDMLKNLLQLDMTFYHNNPIGELVECVEGDVLILSNNISTFVLDVISNIIILSGILIIVFFNSVLLGYIFVLCSVIGIIMMLRQSKKDTSSLETVRKNMAEVNALVTESITGREELHSLNAKDKILANSDSLHDTSFKNEKKFYRLFTFTMMLSQAITFIEKSCLVVILFYLLKDAKLSLGQTFMLYNYFVLLEWPLEMLAQNATTFQGLGARINRVFKLYIEKPHISFGNKTLDDKTYSVEFKNVSFAYDERDLILDNLSFKINAGDHCAVQGRTGSGKSTLVKLLLKLYEPQSGEILLNGVPLNDFSQKSLAENIGYVSQSIVLFYASIRDNIRMFDESISDEQIKEALKKSGMYEKIMALPGGLDYICEDGAANFSGGETQLLACARLFLKQSKIIILDESTAKLDNTEQEKIQLAFNELIENKTAIIIAHRTETLEKTNVKFLLENGKLSQGEKAILSEGGGNETN; the protein is encoded by the coding sequence ATGATCATGACACCACATAAATCGTTTATTTCGTACTTTAAAAAATTTTTATTTAGGCATAAAATACTTTTTGCGAGTTTATGTTTATTCTTTTTTTCTCATATTGGGCTTACTTTGTACATACCTCAGCTTTTTCAAAAGTTTATAGACGGAGTTTCAGGCGGACTTGGGACAAAAAGCATTTTAGTAATTGCTCTTTTTTACTTAGCATTTGTTTTTTTTGTAGAGGTATTAAATACTTTCCGCAATTTTTTTATGCAAAAGCTTTCTTGGAGTTTAACTAAAGCACTGCGTTCCGATATGCTAAAAAATCTTTTGCAGTTGGATATGACTTTTTATCATAATAATCCTATCGGCGAATTAGTAGAATGTGTTGAAGGCGATGTATTAATTCTTTCAAATAACATTTCTACTTTTGTGCTTGATGTAATTTCGAATATTATTATTCTATCGGGAATTTTAATAATTGTTTTTTTTAATTCCGTTCTATTAGGATATATTTTTGTTCTTTGTTCCGTTATCGGTATTATTATGATGTTGCGTCAATCTAAAAAAGATACTAGTTCTCTTGAAACTGTGCGAAAAAACATGGCAGAAGTTAATGCCCTTGTTACGGAAAGTATTACAGGACGAGAAGAGCTTCACAGCTTAAACGCAAAAGATAAAATCCTTGCAAACTCAGACAGTTTACATGATACATCTTTTAAAAATGAAAAAAAGTTTTATAGACTTTTTACTTTTACGATGATGTTAAGCCAAGCTATAACATTTATTGAAAAATCCTGTTTGGTTGTGATCTTGTTTTATTTGCTAAAAGATGCGAAGCTAAGCCTCGGTCAAACTTTTATGTTATATAATTATTTTGTGCTTTTAGAATGGCCGCTTGAAATGCTCGCTCAAAATGCAACTACATTTCAAGGGCTTGGTGCAAGGATAAATAGGGTTTTTAAATTATACATTGAAAAGCCCCATATTTCTTTCGGGAATAAAACTCTCGATGATAAAACATACAGTGTCGAGTTTAAAAATGTTTCCTTTGCTTATGATGAGCGGGATTTGATTTTAGATAATTTAAGTTTTAAAATAAATGCCGGAGATCATTGTGCTGTACAGGGAAGGACTGGAAGCGGAAAATCGACTCTTGTAAAACTTTTGTTAAAGCTTTACGAACCTCAGTCCGGAGAAATTTTATTAAACGGTGTTCCATTAAATGATTTCAGTCAAAAATCGCTTGCTGAAAACATCGGATATGTGAGTCAGAGTATTGTTCTTTTTTATGCAAGTATTAGGGATAATATCCGCATGTTTGACGAAAGCATTTCCGATGAGCAAATAAAAGAAGCTTTAAAGAAAAGCGGAATGTATGAAAAGATTATGGCTCTACCGGGCGGCTTAGATTATATTTGTGAAGACGGAGCGGCAAATTTTTCCGGTGGTGAAACTCAGCTTTTAGCTTGTGCGAGATTATTCTTAAAACAAAGTAAAATTATTATTTTGGACGAGTCCACTGCAAAACTTGATAACACTGAGCAGGAAAAAATTCAGCTTGCATTTAATGAGCTTATAGAAAACAAAACGGCAATTATAATTGCCCACAGAACTGAGACTTTAGAAAAAACAAATGTAAAATTTTTATTGGAGAATGGAAAATTATCTCAAGGAGAAAAAGCAATCCTCTCCGAAGGAGGAGGAAATGAA